The uncultured Subdoligranulum sp. genomic sequence AGCTACTACACCTACAACGACACCTGGACCGCCAGTGCCTCCAGCATTTCGAGCCTTGTGGAATCCATGACCGAGATGCTGGACACCCTGTCCCTGGGCATCTCGGCCATCGCCGCCATCTCGCTGCTGGTGGGCGGCATCGGCGTCATGAACATCATGATGGTCTCGGTCACCGAGCGCACCCGGGAGATCGGCACCCGCAAGGCCCTGGGCGCCCCCGGCTCCGCCATCCGCATGCAGTTCATCACCGAGAGCGTCATCCTCTGCATGATCGGCGGCATCATCGGCGTGGCGCTGGGCATCGGCCTGGGCGCCCTGCTCAGCAGCGTGGTGGGCATGTCCGCCAAACCCAGCATCGCCTCCATCCTCATTGCGGTGGGTTTCAGCATGGCCATCGGCGTCTTCTTCGGGTACTACCCCGCCAACAAGGCCGCCAAGCTCAACCCCATCGACGCGCTGCGCTACGAATAAAGCTCCTCCGGGCTGCCCCGCCGGGTTGCCCTGCCCCGTGCATTGCACGGGGTTCTTTTTTGTGTTATACTCATCTGCGGGAAAGTTATAGAGAGAAGGGATTTGCTGCCATGCAGCAACAGAACAAACCGATTTTTACCAACCACCAGCTCATCACCCTGCTGTGGCCCCTCATCATCGAGCAGGCCCTGGAAGTCCTGGTGGGCATGGCCGATACCATGATGGTCTCCTCCGCCGGTGAGGCAGCCATCTCGGGCGTCTCGCTGGTGGACATGATCAACCAGCTCATCATCACCATCTTCGGCGCCCTGGCCACCGGCGGTGCCGTCGTCACCAGCCAGTACCTGGGCGCCCGCAAGAACGATGCCGCCGCCCGCAGCGCCGGGCAGCTGGTCACCCTCAGCGCCATCCTGGGCTGCGCCATCGCCGCCTTCTGTCTGGTGGGGCGCACCCTGCTGCTGCGCCTCTTCTTCGGCTCCATCACCGACGATGTCATGGAAGCGGCCCTGATCTACTTCACCATCACGGCCCTCTCCTTCCCCTTCCTGGCCCTGTACAACGCCGGCGCGGCCATCTTCCGCTCCACCGGCAACAGCGCCGTGTCCATGAAGGTGTCGGTCATCGTCAACATCATCAACTTCTGCGGCAACGCCCTCTGTGTCTATGTACTGAAGATGGGCGTGGCCGGCGTGGCTGTGCCCACCCTGGTCTCCCGTGCGGTGGGCGCCGTCATCATCCTGTCGCTGGCTTCCCGCCACGACTATCTGCTCCGCCTCACCGCCCGCAGCGTCACCCACCTGGAGGGCGGCACCGTCCGCAGCATCCTGGCCATCGGCATCCCCTCGGCCTGCGAGAACAGCCTGTTCCAGCTGGGCCGCGTGCTGGTGGTCAGCATGATCTCGCTGTTCGGCACCGTACATATCTCGGCCAACGCCGTGGCCAACAACCTGGACAACGTGGGCTGCATCATCGGCAACGCCATGTGCCTGGGCATGATCACCGTGGTGGGCCGCTGCGTGGGCGCCCAGGACTTTGACCAGGCCATCCGCTACACCAAGAAACTCATGCGGTGGGACTACATCGCCCAGGGTCTGACCAACGCCGCCGTGCTGGCCCTGCTGGGCCCGCTGCTCAGCCTGTACACCCTCTCCCCCGAGACCGCCAAGCTCTCCACCGAGCTGATCTGGATTCACTGCGGCATCGCCATCTTCCTGTGGCCGCTGGCCTTCGTGCTGCCCAACGCCCTGCGCGCCGCCAACGACGTGCGGTTCACCATGATGGTGTCCATCATCTCGATGGTGGTGTGGCGCATCGGCTTCAGCCAGATCCTCTGCGTCCAGCTGGGCTGGGGCGCCGTGGGCGTCTGGTGGGCCATGATCATCGACTGGGTCTGCCGGCTGCTCTGCTTTGTCATCCGTTTTGCCAGCGGCGCCTGGAAGAAACACGCCGCCAAAACCCCTGCCTGACCCCCACAAAGGAGGATCCCTATGAAATTCGTAAGCTGGAATGTCAACGGCCTGCGCGCCTGCCTGAAAAAGGGCTTTGAGGAGACTTTCCGCAATCTGGACGCCGACTTCTTCTGCATCCAGGAGACCAAGATGCAGCCCGGCCAGGCCGACTTCGCCCCGGAGGGTTACACCGAGTACATCTACAGCGCCGACAAGAAGGGCTATTCCGGCACCGCCGTCTGGGCCAGGACCCCGGCGCTGTCGGTGCGGTACGGCCTGGAGGAGGACCTGCACAACCACGAGGGCCGGGCCATCACGCTGGAATACCCCGACTTTTACCTGGTGAACCTCTATGTGCCCAACTCCCAGAACGAGCTGGCCCGCATCGACTACCGCATGCAGTGGGAGGACGACCTGCGCCGCTATCTGCAGACGCTGGACGCCCAAAAGCCGGTGATCCTCTGCGGCGACCTCAACGTGGCCCACACCGAGATCGACCTGAAGAACCCTGGCCCCAACCGCGGCGCCGCGGGCTTCAGCGACCAGGAGCGGGGCAAGCTGGACGAGCTGCTGGCCGCCGGCT encodes the following:
- a CDS encoding exodeoxyribonuclease III, with protein sequence MKFVSWNVNGLRACLKKGFEETFRNLDADFFCIQETKMQPGQADFAPEGYTEYIYSADKKGYSGTAVWARTPALSVRYGLEEDLHNHEGRAITLEYPDFYLVNLYVPNSQNELARIDYRMQWEDDLRRYLQTLDAQKPVILCGDLNVAHTEIDLKNPGPNRGAAGFSDQERGKLDELLAAGFTDSFRHLHPDATGVYSWWSMRFRARERNAGWRIDYFLVSNRLADKIEKADILMDIFGSDHCPVTLELDL
- a CDS encoding MATE family efflux transporter, producing the protein MQQQNKPIFTNHQLITLLWPLIIEQALEVLVGMADTMMVSSAGEAAISGVSLVDMINQLIITIFGALATGGAVVTSQYLGARKNDAAARSAGQLVTLSAILGCAIAAFCLVGRTLLLRLFFGSITDDVMEAALIYFTITALSFPFLALYNAGAAIFRSTGNSAVSMKVSVIVNIINFCGNALCVYVLKMGVAGVAVPTLVSRAVGAVIILSLASRHDYLLRLTARSVTHLEGGTVRSILAIGIPSACENSLFQLGRVLVVSMISLFGTVHISANAVANNLDNVGCIIGNAMCLGMITVVGRCVGAQDFDQAIRYTKKLMRWDYIAQGLTNAAVLALLGPLLSLYTLSPETAKLSTELIWIHCGIAIFLWPLAFVLPNALRAANDVRFTMMVSIISMVVWRIGFSQILCVQLGWGAVGVWWAMIIDWVCRLLCFVIRFASGAWKKHAAKTPA